The Pyrenophora tritici-repentis strain M4 chromosome 3, whole genome shotgun sequence genome has a window encoding:
- a CDS encoding Retrotrans-gag domain containing protein — MTTNDSNQLLQSLLQRLEDMSTRMERLEASSHEPPQTPGHNTDATTDPTPTSETSNTSVPIIPKPRHSLPHPPTFGGNKSQWRGWKLEMEGKIEEDAQAIGSLKAQLRYVYMRLDGAAKTNVTTYYEIQVKEESPNPFKLLDRLELLYGERNRKEKAIQNLYSIRQKDDETFISFYPRFEKEMANADAESWPEHTKISYLRNALSGRIKDRLVGTSGTETSTYARFAQKCVDLSNDMELFGQWTKTTRRYGSRTAENAPTYEPPAKSNNATLTAVSPEDMMEWEPTQPTTTQVNAVGLRGKTNMNGYPSRRPEDRELIGKRAKWVNQEEIDARRQERRCLRCGRNNCRIATCPLAAALRPTHVSVKTAKSTVVTKAAVEEEDPEDSEAEQ, encoded by the coding sequence ATGACGACGAACGATTCGAACCAGCTGTTACAGTCGCTACTACAGAGACTTGAAGACATGAGCACTAGGATGGAGAGGCTGGAAGCATCATCGCACGAGCCACCTCAAACGCCTGGTCACAATACAGACGCCACCACTGATCCGACGCCAACCTCCGAGACTTCGAACACATCTGTGCCTATAATCCCAAAGCCGCGGCACAGCTTACCCCACCCGCCTACGTTTGGTGGAAACAAATCacaatggcgaggatggaagctagagatggagggcaagatcgaagaagacgcgcaAGCTATTGGAAGCCTAAAAGCTCAGCTACGCTACGTCTACATGCGTCTTGATGGGGCAGCGAAAACCAACGTTACAACATACTACGAGATACAAGTTAAAGAAGAATCGCCAAACCCTTTCAAGCTGCTTGACCGCCTTGAACTCCTCTACGGCGAACGAAATCGGAAGGAGAAAGCCATTCAGAACCTCTACTCTATACGCCAGAAGGACGACGAGACGTTTATTTCCTTCTATCCACggtttgagaaagagatggcCAACGCTGACGCAGAAAGCTGGCCTGAGCATACGAAGATATCCTACTTACGAAATGCATTAAGTGGTAGGATAAAGGATAGGCTTGTTGGTACATCAGGGACAGAAACAAGCACATACGCAAGGTTCGCTCAGAAGTGTGTAGATCTTAGCAACGACATGGAGTTGTTCGGCCAATGGACGAAAACAACCCGTCGTTACGGTAGCCGAACTGCTGAAAATGCACCAACCTATGAACCACCAGCAAAATCAAATAATGCCACGCTCACAGCAGTTTCCCCCGAAGACATGATGGAATGGGAACCTACGCAGCCTACAACTACCCAAGTGAACGCTGTCGGCCTCCGCGGCAAGACCAACATGAATGGATATCCATCTAGGCGTCCCGAAGACCGAGAACTTATTGGAAAACGAGCAAAATGGGTCAACCAAGAGGAAATCGATGCTCGACGCCAGGAACGACGCTGCCTCCGATGCGGCCGCAACAATTGCCGAATAGCTACATGCCCGTTAGCAGCCGCTCTACGACCAACTCACGTTAGCGTCAAGACAGCAAAGAGTACTGTGGTCACCAAGGCAGctgtagaggaggaagatcCAGAAGACTCCGAAGCAGAGCAATAG